In Pongo abelii isolate AG06213 chromosome 5, NHGRI_mPonAbe1-v2.0_pri, whole genome shotgun sequence, a single genomic region encodes these proteins:
- the LOC129049764 gene encoding large ribosomal subunit protein uL11-like, which produces MSSKFGATSATSACRCCSVGATSALAPKIGPLGLSPKKVGDDIAKATGDWKGLRITVKLTIQNRQAQIEVVPSASALIIKALKEPPRDRKKQKNIKHSGNITFDEIVNIARQMQHRSLARELSGTIKEILGTAQSVGCNVDGRHPHDIIDDINSGAVECPAS; this is translated from the exons ATGTCGTCAAAAT TCGGTGCCACTTCTGCCACTTCTGCCTGTCGGTGTTGTTCAGTCGGTGCCACTTCTGCCCTGGCCCCCAAGATCGGCCCCCTgggtctgtctccaaaaaaggttGGTGATGACATTGCCAAGGCAACAGGTGACTGGAAGGGCCTGAGGATTACAGTGAAACTGACCATTCAGAACAGACAGGCCCAGATTGAGGTGgtgccttctgcctctgccctgaTCATCAAAGCCCTCAAGGAACcaccaagagacagaaagaaacagaaaaacattaaacacagTGGGAATATCACTTTTGATGAGATCGTCAACATTGCTCGACAGATGCAGCACCGATCCTTAGCCAGAGAACTCTCTGGAACCATTAAAGAGATCCTGGGGACTGCCCAGTCTGTGGGCTGTAATGTTGATGGCCGCCACCCTCATGACATCATAGATGACATCAATAGTGGTGCTGTGGAATGCCCAGCCAGTTaa